In Palaemon carinicauda isolate YSFRI2023 chromosome 18, ASM3689809v2, whole genome shotgun sequence, a genomic segment contains:
- the LOC137657862 gene encoding high mobility group protein HMG-I/HMG-Y-like, which yields MAEDNAATTPKRKRGRPSKPESEKKQKVSSESSGSKRGRGRPKGSKNKAKKLGVTKGKRGRQAAKKESASEESAEDAE from the exons ATGGCCGAGGATAACGCTGCCACTACCCCCAAGCGCAAGAGGGGAAGGCCTTCAAAACCTGAAAGCGAGAAGAAGCAAAAGGTCTCCTCTGAGAGTTCTGGATCAAAGAGAGGTAGAGGCCGACCCAAGGGTAGCAAAAATAAGGCAAAGAAGCTGGGAGTGACAAAG GGCAAGCGTGGTCGTCAGGCAGCAAAGAAGGAATCTGCTTCCGAGGAGTCTGCTGAGGATGCCGAGTAA